One Pomacea canaliculata isolate SZHN2017 linkage group LG9, ASM307304v1, whole genome shotgun sequence DNA segment encodes these proteins:
- the LOC112572605 gene encoding dynein heavy chain 12, axonemal-like isoform X2, which produces MIEEIENEFYKGMKLASVQQVLIKSDPDNRWLVDEPSGPPPAEPLAHDFSGDWHESFVENRAFIEANLHQLDPAPRKLLDFCYRCFGNVLLLDMTKYSAEGTSEFEGLKGSIIIEISRMENVLMREWFPVAALIVHDRKEAVPFEKRAGFFNCIDILVSLQLKDLILRSLKHFQAVFVHGNSMDLPEIRLELAVDETRLFSTHPKQISANSWTLSSTASARQCKRFQNLVTGWRT; this is translated from the exons ATGATTGAGGAGATTGAAAACGAATTTTATAAGGGAATGAAGCTGGCCAGTG TGCAGCAAGTGTTAATCAAGAGTGACCCCGACAACAGGTGGCTGGTAGACGAACCATCAGGTCCCCCGCCAGCAGAACCTTT GGCTCATGACTTTTCTGGCGATTGGCACGAGAGCTTCGTGGAAAATCGCGCCTTCATCGAAGCCAATCTTCACCAGCTTGATCCTGCGCCAAGGAAGCTTCTCGACTTCTGCTACAGATGCTTTGGCAACGTACTCCTCCTGGACATGACCAAATACAG tgctgaagGTACCAGCGAATTTGAAGGATTGAAAGGGAGCATCATCATCGAAATTTCCAGAATGGAGAATGTATTAATGAGGGA ATGGTTTCCTGTTGCTGCGTTAATTGTCCACGACCGGAAGGAAGCTGTGCCTTTTGAGAAGAGAGCAGGGTTCTTTAACTGCATAGATATACTAGTCAGTCTCCAG CTGAAGGACCTGATCTTACGGTCACTAAAGCATTTTCAGGCAGTTTTCGTACATGGAAATTCCATGGACCTACCGGAAATCAGGCTGGAGCTAGCGGTGGACGAAACACGATTATTTTCTACCCATCCAAAGCAGATTTCGGCGAATTCTTGGACTTTGTCGTCCACAGCCTCTGCAAGGCAATGCAAAAG GTTCCAAAATCTTGTTACTGGCTGGAGGACATAG
- the LOC112572605 gene encoding dynein heavy chain 12, axonemal-like isoform X1 translates to MTELLWLDLTSILSLSFFSFSLPPPSLPPCLKNHTHPMTVQQVLIKSDPDNRWLVDEPSGPPPAEPLAHDFSGDWHESFVENRAFIEANLHQLDPAPRKLLDFCYRCFGNVLLLDMTKYSAEGTSEFEGLKGSIIIEISRMENVLMREWFPVAALIVHDRKEAVPFEKRAGFFNCIDILVSLQLKDLILRSLKHFQAVFVHGNSMDLPEIRLELAVDETRLFSTHPKQISANSWTLSSTASARQCKRFQNLVTGWRT, encoded by the exons ATGACAGAACTGTTGTGGCTGGATCTAACCTCAattctttctttgtcgtttttttctttttcactacCACCACCCTCACTTCCACCGTGCCTCAAAAATCACACCCATCCCATGACAGTGCAGCAAGTGTTAATCAAGAGTGACCCCGACAACAGGTGGCTGGTAGACGAACCATCAGGTCCCCCGCCAGCAGAACCTTT GGCTCATGACTTTTCTGGCGATTGGCACGAGAGCTTCGTGGAAAATCGCGCCTTCATCGAAGCCAATCTTCACCAGCTTGATCCTGCGCCAAGGAAGCTTCTCGACTTCTGCTACAGATGCTTTGGCAACGTACTCCTCCTGGACATGACCAAATACAG tgctgaagGTACCAGCGAATTTGAAGGATTGAAAGGGAGCATCATCATCGAAATTTCCAGAATGGAGAATGTATTAATGAGGGA ATGGTTTCCTGTTGCTGCGTTAATTGTCCACGACCGGAAGGAAGCTGTGCCTTTTGAGAAGAGAGCAGGGTTCTTTAACTGCATAGATATACTAGTCAGTCTCCAG CTGAAGGACCTGATCTTACGGTCACTAAAGCATTTTCAGGCAGTTTTCGTACATGGAAATTCCATGGACCTACCGGAAATCAGGCTGGAGCTAGCGGTGGACGAAACACGATTATTTTCTACCCATCCAAAGCAGATTTCGGCGAATTCTTGGACTTTGTCGTCCACAGCCTCTGCAAGGCAATGCAAAAG GTTCCAAAATCTTGTTACTGGCTGGAGGACATAG